The proteins below come from a single Kitasatospora sp. NBC_00315 genomic window:
- a CDS encoding glycosyltransferase family 4 protein produces MTASSTLAHTDILFLNWRDPAHPQAGGAETYCFEIARRLARTGARVTLFASRSPGAAAVEYTDGVRILRQGGTFGVYAAAVRHLLRNRHAYDAVVDFQNGIPFFSAAFVPRWTADVCVIHHVHQDQFDLFFRWPANAVGRLLEKQVSRIVYRNRPIVVVSPSTREGVRRELGFHNPVFLVPNGSPHSEPARVARSESPRIAVVSRLVPQKRLDLLVRALPALLGRHPDLRVDIAGQGGELGRLRALAEGLGVGGAVTFHGWVGEERKRELLARAWLTVVPSVAEGWGLAVIEANSLGTPAVAFDVPGLRDAVRPGRTGWLLPAGADLADLTAAALDSLADPAARERMAGRCRGWADGFGWGDSADRLARVVQEEIRRVRRHRRSRRQAHDLAVVTHFETADGDALEATLDGALRGTDGWSRRGDAFRLVLHGCDEVLAHGVLARLGVGQQAAVALASRSDLLVRPESSAT; encoded by the coding sequence ATGACCGCTTCGTCGACCCTCGCGCACACCGACATCCTCTTCCTCAACTGGCGCGATCCGGCCCATCCGCAGGCCGGGGGCGCGGAGACCTACTGCTTCGAGATCGCCCGGCGGCTGGCCCGCACCGGAGCCCGGGTGACGCTGTTCGCCTCCCGCAGCCCCGGCGCCGCCGCGGTCGAGTACACCGACGGCGTGCGCATCCTGCGCCAGGGCGGCACCTTCGGCGTCTACGCCGCGGCCGTCCGGCACCTGCTGCGCAACCGGCACGCGTACGACGCCGTGGTGGACTTCCAGAACGGGATCCCGTTCTTCTCCGCGGCCTTCGTCCCGCGCTGGACGGCGGACGTCTGCGTCATCCACCACGTCCACCAGGACCAGTTCGACCTGTTCTTCCGCTGGCCGGCGAACGCGGTCGGGCGCCTGCTGGAGAAGCAGGTCAGCCGGATCGTCTACCGCAACCGGCCGATCGTGGTCGTCTCGCCCTCCACCCGGGAGGGTGTGCGCCGTGAACTCGGCTTCCACAACCCGGTGTTCCTGGTGCCGAACGGCAGCCCGCACTCCGAGCCCGCCCGGGTGGCGCGCAGCGAGTCGCCGAGAATCGCCGTGGTGAGCCGGCTGGTGCCGCAGAAGCGGCTCGACCTGCTCGTCCGGGCGCTGCCGGCCCTGCTCGGGCGCCACCCGGACCTCCGGGTCGACATCGCCGGCCAGGGCGGCGAACTCGGCCGGCTGCGGGCCCTGGCCGAGGGCCTGGGAGTCGGCGGCGCGGTGACCTTCCACGGCTGGGTGGGCGAGGAGCGCAAGCGCGAACTGCTCGCGCGTGCCTGGCTGACCGTGGTGCCCTCCGTCGCCGAGGGCTGGGGCCTCGCGGTCATCGAGGCGAACAGCCTGGGCACTCCCGCCGTCGCCTTCGACGTCCCCGGCCTGCGGGACGCCGTCCGGCCCGGCCGCACCGGGTGGCTGCTGCCCGCCGGCGCGGACCTGGCCGACCTGACGGCCGCCGCCCTGGACTCCCTGGCCGACCCGGCCGCCCGCGAGCGGATGGCCGGCCGGTGCCGCGGCTGGGCCGACGGCTTCGGCTGGGGCGACAGCGCGGACCGGCTCGCGCGGGTGGTCCAGGAGGAGATCCGGCGGGTCCGCCGGCACCGCCGCTCCCGCCGCCAGGCCCACGACCTGGCCGTCGTCACGCACTTCGAGACGGCCGACGGCGACGCGCTGGAGGCGACGCTGGACGGCGCCCTGCGCGGCACCGACGGATGGAGCCGACGGGGCGACGCGTTCCGGCTGGTCCTCCACGGCTGCGACGAGGTGCTCGCCCACGGAGTTCTGGCGCGGCTGGGCGTCGGACAGCAGGCCGCCGTCGCCCTCGCCAGCCGCAGCGACCTCCTGGTGCGGCCCGAGTCGAGTGCGACATGA
- a CDS encoding ArnT family glycosyltransferase, producing MSANTRADVPGTAASSPPGPGPTGATPAGARSRPRGPALRTAALASAAFVVATLLRLVGLGRAQDIFGDEVYYRAIGNSVASGGFPYFPGDGGELFFLHPPGYFYLEAGWQRLFGYRPDIVAGIYQMRSLNAVLAGATAAVLVVLVARLRSRYAAAAIAALFALDPFVLRVNDRVLLETATMFWVLLGYLVLIGLTRRPLPARPGARALAGGLLLGLAVLTKDEAALMTTVPVLVAMVLGWGPPRRLLAWAAAASLLPYTVYVVVVAANGHLVDLVNTKTVGVQRLLGLVQETGFNAPRAPSLWSRLGHQASTFGVTYLLLAVGAVALYRLLRRGDQARRLLALLHASAAVTLVYALLFGTLEEQALYLLLVPTMISVVLAAPVVRRPVTRAAVAALVALTLALGLSGAAYATGRITPDDGYSELRAYMAAHVPARAAVATVGGDSDLILTDRYRVGAWVTPAQRAAAQARYAVVFPQAVEHGYSTATPDQARALMREGRLLYVFHGRSYGTIALYELPLPGSAGG from the coding sequence ATGTCGGCCAACACCAGAGCGGACGTCCCGGGCACCGCGGCCTCGTCGCCGCCCGGCCCGGGACCCACCGGAGCGACGCCCGCGGGCGCCCGCAGCAGGCCCCGCGGACCGGCGCTGCGAACAGCGGCCCTCGCGAGCGCCGCCTTCGTCGTCGCCACCCTGCTGCGCCTGGTCGGCCTCGGCCGGGCCCAGGACATCTTCGGCGACGAGGTGTACTACCGGGCCATCGGCAACAGCGTCGCCTCCGGCGGCTTCCCGTACTTCCCCGGGGACGGCGGCGAGCTGTTCTTCCTCCACCCGCCCGGCTACTTCTACCTGGAGGCCGGCTGGCAGCGGCTGTTCGGCTACCGGCCGGACATCGTGGCGGGCATCTACCAGATGCGCTCCCTGAACGCCGTGCTGGCCGGCGCCACCGCCGCCGTCCTGGTCGTCCTGGTGGCCCGCCTGCGGTCGCGGTACGCCGCCGCCGCCATCGCCGCGCTCTTCGCCCTCGACCCCTTCGTGCTGAGGGTCAACGACCGGGTGCTGCTCGAAACGGCCACCATGTTCTGGGTGCTGCTCGGTTACCTGGTGCTGATCGGGCTGACCCGCCGACCGCTGCCCGCCCGTCCCGGAGCCCGGGCGCTGGCGGGCGGCCTGCTCCTCGGCCTGGCCGTGCTGACCAAGGACGAGGCCGCGCTCATGACCACGGTGCCCGTGCTGGTGGCGATGGTCCTCGGCTGGGGTCCACCGCGCCGGCTGCTGGCGTGGGCGGCCGCCGCGAGCCTGCTGCCGTACACCGTCTACGTCGTGGTGGTGGCGGCCAACGGTCATCTCGTCGACCTGGTGAACACCAAGACGGTCGGCGTCCAGCGGCTCCTGGGCCTGGTGCAGGAGACCGGGTTCAACGCACCCCGGGCCCCCTCGCTCTGGTCCCGGCTGGGCCATCAGGCGTCCACCTTCGGGGTGACCTACCTGCTGCTGGCCGTCGGCGCGGTGGCGCTGTACCGGCTGCTGCGGCGCGGCGACCAGGCCCGGCGCCTGCTCGCGCTCCTGCACGCCTCGGCGGCCGTCACGCTCGTCTACGCGCTGCTGTTCGGCACCCTGGAGGAGCAGGCGCTCTACCTGCTGCTCGTGCCCACGATGATCTCGGTGGTGCTCGCCGCACCCGTGGTGCGGCGCCCGGTCACCCGGGCGGCGGTCGCCGCGCTCGTCGCGCTGACGCTCGCGCTCGGCCTCTCCGGGGCCGCGTACGCCACCGGGCGGATCACGCCCGACGACGGGTACTCCGAGCTGCGGGCCTACATGGCGGCGCACGTGCCGGCGCGGGCCGCGGTGGCCACGGTGGGCGGCGACTCGGACCTGATCCTCACCGACCGCTACCGGGTCGGCGCCTGGGTGACCCCGGCGCAGCGCGCCGCCGCGCAGGCCAGGTACGCGGTCGTGTTCCCGCAGGCCGTCGAGCACGGCTACTCCACCGCGACCCCGGACCAGGCCCGGGCGCTGATGCGCGAGGGCCGGCTGCTGTACGTGTTCCACGGCCGCTCCTACGGCACGATCGCGCTGTACGAGCTGCCGTTGCCCGGGTCGGCGGGTGGCTGA
- a CDS encoding glycosyltransferase → MYLTDSSTARHHGSLSDDTRGGATPRAAATRAHRVPDVPAPLRRPPVDLEVIIPAYNEARRLPLTLGATADYLARQPWSSAVVVVDNDSVDSTAEALEHLGEAPVETYLIGCSERGKGAAVRRGIATSSARFVGFVDADNATPIEALDQVVPLLRQGYGAVIASRRCAGARYQVEQSVLRRGGGWLFRACAHLAVPGIADTQCGFKFFDGPLVRDLVRDCRINGFAFDVELLSRVVREGRQAVEVPVAWSDVPGSTFSPRRDGMRSMADLLRISLSR, encoded by the coding sequence ATGTACCTCACCGACTCCTCGACAGCCCGGCACCACGGATCGCTCTCCGATGACACCCGCGGCGGCGCCACGCCCCGGGCCGCCGCGACCCGCGCGCACCGCGTACCCGACGTCCCCGCGCCGCTCAGGCGGCCCCCGGTGGATCTGGAGGTGATCATCCCCGCCTACAACGAGGCGAGGCGGTTGCCGCTGACCCTGGGTGCCACCGCCGACTACCTCGCCCGGCAGCCCTGGAGCTCCGCCGTCGTCGTGGTGGACAACGACAGCGTCGACTCGACCGCGGAGGCACTGGAGCACCTCGGCGAGGCCCCCGTCGAGACCTATCTGATCGGCTGCAGCGAGCGCGGCAAGGGCGCCGCCGTACGGCGTGGCATCGCCACCTCCTCGGCCCGCTTCGTCGGCTTCGTCGACGCCGACAACGCCACCCCCATCGAGGCCCTCGACCAGGTCGTCCCGCTGCTGCGGCAGGGCTACGGCGCGGTCATCGCCTCCAGGCGCTGCGCCGGAGCCCGCTACCAGGTGGAGCAGTCGGTGCTGCGGCGCGGCGGGGGCTGGCTCTTCCGCGCCTGCGCCCACCTGGCCGTTCCCGGTATCGCCGACACCCAGTGCGGCTTCAAGTTCTTCGACGGACCGCTGGTCCGCGACCTCGTCCGGGACTGCCGGATCAACGGCTTCGCCTTCGACGTCGAACTGCTCTCCCGCGTGGTGCGGGAGGGCCGGCAGGCCGTCGAGGTACCGGTCGCGTGGTCCGACGTCCCCGGATCGACCTTCTCCCCCCGGCGGGACGGCATGCGTTCGATGGCCGACCTGCTCCGCATCTCCCTCTCACGGTGA
- a CDS encoding glycosyltransferase family 4 protein: MNTHPPAGARKRVVISIFDDVDNPHYAGGGAVVIEKVARRLSEEFDVTVVTAGSRGTRIRRGVRYHYLPIGWAGPRGGQLLFHAMLPLLARRMPHDLWMESFTPPFSTSFLPLFSRAPVVGIDQAACGEAMWRKYHIPFFLIEDVGFRCYRDLVVLNAAARAAAGRHGATAVHVIPNGIEAGPVDRARLGEGEHILFLGRIDTNLKGLDLLLEAYTRAAVPMPLLLAGAGTRSEERKLAALLRRAGPGVRWLGHVDGAEKQRLLARSAFMVMPSRHEAFGITALEAMAHGKPVLHFDLPSLRWLGGSGNVSVPPFDVDALADRMREVASDRQAREHLAGLAHEAVRRFSWDETTGRYLALARDLLRPAPTAEPDAATSEQGEASWVPTR; the protein is encoded by the coding sequence ATGAACACGCACCCGCCCGCGGGCGCCAGGAAGCGCGTCGTGATCTCGATCTTCGACGACGTCGACAATCCGCACTACGCCGGCGGCGGCGCGGTCGTCATCGAGAAGGTGGCCCGCCGGCTCTCCGAGGAGTTCGACGTCACGGTCGTGACCGCCGGGAGCCGAGGCACCCGGATCCGTCGCGGCGTGCGCTACCACTACCTGCCGATCGGCTGGGCGGGCCCGCGCGGCGGCCAGCTGCTCTTCCACGCGATGCTCCCGCTGCTGGCCCGGCGGATGCCGCACGACCTGTGGATGGAGAGCTTCACTCCGCCGTTCTCGACCAGCTTCCTCCCGCTGTTCTCCCGCGCCCCGGTGGTCGGGATCGACCAGGCCGCCTGCGGCGAGGCGATGTGGCGCAAGTACCACATCCCGTTCTTCCTGATCGAGGACGTGGGCTTCCGGTGCTACCGCGACCTCGTCGTCCTGAACGCCGCCGCCCGGGCCGCAGCCGGCCGGCACGGCGCGACCGCCGTGCACGTCATCCCGAACGGCATCGAGGCCGGCCCGGTGGACCGCGCCCGACTGGGAGAGGGCGAGCACATCCTCTTCCTGGGCCGCATCGACACCAACCTCAAGGGCCTGGACCTCCTGCTGGAGGCGTACACCCGGGCGGCCGTGCCGATGCCGCTGCTCCTCGCCGGCGCGGGCACCCGCTCCGAGGAGCGCAAGCTCGCCGCGCTGCTGCGACGGGCCGGCCCCGGCGTCCGGTGGCTCGGCCACGTGGACGGCGCCGAGAAGCAGCGGCTGCTGGCCCGCAGCGCCTTCATGGTGATGCCGTCCCGGCACGAGGCGTTCGGGATCACGGCGCTGGAGGCGATGGCCCACGGAAAGCCGGTGCTGCACTTCGACCTCCCCTCGCTCCGCTGGCTCGGCGGATCGGGGAACGTCAGTGTGCCGCCCTTCGACGTCGACGCGCTCGCCGACCGGATGCGGGAGGTCGCCTCCGACCGTCAGGCGCGCGAACACCTGGCCGGGCTCGCCCACGAGGCGGTCCGGCGGTTCAGCTGGGACGAGACGACGGGCCGCTACCTGGCGCTCGCCCGAGACCTGCTGCGACCGGCTCCCACCGCGGAGCCGGACGCCGCGACCTCGGAACAAGGAGAGGCGTCATGGGTACCGACCCGTTGA
- a CDS encoding lipopolysaccharide biosynthesis protein — MTTGAEVHGASAVRRDELSAVHGARWFTVAFLVIGVGNYGYALLLTHLLSVDAYARFAAGQGLLLAAATVAMVSVPWVLAKSLARARSEAERADAVRFAVVIATGGGIVVSAVVAAVAAQFADATTVLVLASVTMLIYVTRVTIGWLQGTERMRTLAAVDIGEVVLKTAAGLLLVGVVGLSDAGALAAFGAGLLPLLIWWPRLRGGGGRRSWRRATADRDLWRRSLGMARLQGMVALLLAVDQVLVTLLPGDRAAVASYQASVVLARVPLFVATALATAFFPALSRRKAGSPLAAGAVRMYVIVALPLAAVMATAPGALLAAVFPTGYRSIGTYLAFTAIAGFAIGGVSLLVTFAQAADDFRCARRQVVGVLCYLLGLLVGWRLGGVPGFAAGAAVGGLAALGLLALRFRRQHGGRVLAGSQLVEPLLCAGLLALLSPRPVLWLAAAAAVGIRASVRFLRHHVASDPPVADSAVPSATPATAAATAEVPAVAGAAAETAPGRPPAADDGADAAPPAPPARPGPAYPFQLTDGRTEPADFWHEVSTADRLPADGLPADGLPGYLLFGGQDRPEGDPDRALEVLCWMPRSASGLTVPPGTADGRTLRVAPLGRYAWRALRPPGRPGIWVPRGPGGTFHPAGRSTGPGAARWLLLPDRGALGRTDLETLRTVAGTRLHLPPVVAGTRRMWTR; from the coding sequence ATGACCACGGGAGCGGAGGTCCACGGGGCGAGCGCGGTACGCCGCGACGAGCTCAGCGCGGTGCACGGCGCGCGCTGGTTCACCGTGGCCTTCCTCGTGATCGGGGTCGGGAACTACGGCTACGCGCTGCTCCTCACCCACCTGCTGAGCGTCGACGCGTACGCCCGCTTCGCGGCGGGCCAGGGGCTGCTCCTCGCCGCCGCCACGGTCGCCATGGTCTCGGTGCCGTGGGTCCTGGCCAAGTCGCTGGCACGCGCGCGCTCCGAGGCCGAACGGGCCGACGCGGTCCGGTTCGCCGTCGTCATCGCGACCGGCGGCGGGATCGTCGTCAGCGCCGTGGTGGCGGCCGTGGCCGCCCAGTTCGCCGACGCGACCACGGTGCTGGTGCTGGCCTCCGTCACGATGCTCATCTACGTCACCCGGGTCACCATCGGCTGGCTCCAGGGGACCGAGCGGATGCGGACCCTGGCCGCCGTGGACATCGGCGAGGTCGTCCTCAAGACGGCCGCCGGGCTCCTCCTCGTGGGCGTCGTCGGCCTGAGCGACGCCGGTGCGCTGGCCGCCTTCGGGGCCGGCCTGCTGCCGCTGCTGATCTGGTGGCCGCGCCTGCGGGGCGGCGGTGGCCGCCGCTCCTGGCGCAGGGCGACCGCCGACCGCGATCTGTGGCGCCGCTCGCTCGGCATGGCGCGCCTCCAGGGGATGGTGGCCCTGCTGCTCGCGGTCGACCAGGTACTGGTCACCCTCCTGCCGGGCGACCGCGCCGCGGTCGCCAGCTACCAGGCCAGCGTGGTGCTGGCGAGGGTGCCCCTGTTCGTGGCCACCGCGCTGGCGACGGCCTTCTTCCCGGCCCTGTCCCGACGCAAGGCCGGCTCCCCGCTCGCGGCCGGCGCCGTGCGCATGTACGTCATCGTGGCGCTGCCGCTCGCCGCGGTGATGGCCACCGCGCCGGGCGCGCTGCTCGCCGCGGTCTTCCCGACGGGCTACCGGTCGATCGGCACCTACCTGGCGTTCACGGCGATCGCCGGCTTCGCGATCGGCGGCGTCAGCCTGCTGGTGACGTTCGCCCAGGCGGCCGACGACTTCCGCTGCGCACGCCGGCAGGTCGTCGGCGTGCTCTGCTACCTGCTCGGACTGCTGGTCGGCTGGCGCCTCGGAGGCGTTCCCGGCTTCGCCGCCGGGGCGGCCGTCGGCGGCCTGGCCGCGCTCGGCCTGCTCGCCCTCCGGTTCCGGCGCCAGCACGGCGGCCGGGTGCTCGCCGGCTCGCAGCTGGTGGAACCGCTGCTCTGCGCCGGCCTGCTGGCCCTGCTGAGCCCGCGTCCGGTGCTGTGGCTGGCTGCCGCGGCGGCCGTCGGGATCCGGGCCTCCGTCCGGTTCCTGCGTCACCACGTCGCCTCGGACCCGCCCGTCGCCGACAGTGCCGTCCCCTCGGCCACACCCGCCACTGCCGCCGCCACAGCCGAGGTGCCCGCCGTGGCGGGTGCCGCCGCCGAGACCGCCCCGGGCCGGCCGCCGGCCGCCGACGACGGGGCGGACGCCGCCCCGCCCGCCCCGCCCGCCCGCCCGGGGCCCGCGTACCCGTTCCAGCTGACCGACGGCCGGACCGAGCCGGCGGACTTCTGGCACGAGGTCTCCACGGCCGACCGGCTGCCGGCCGACGGGCTGCCGGCCGACGGGCTCCCCGGGTACCTGCTGTTCGGCGGCCAGGACCGGCCGGAGGGCGACCCGGACCGGGCCCTCGAAGTCCTCTGCTGGATGCCCCGGTCGGCCTCCGGCCTCACCGTCCCGCCCGGAACGGCCGACGGCCGGACCCTGCGGGTCGCCCCCCTCGGCCGGTACGCCTGGCGGGCGCTGCGGCCCCCCGGCCGGCCCGGGATCTGGGTCCCGCGCGGACCGGGCGGGACCTTCCACCCGGCCGGGCGGTCCACCGGCCCCGGCGCCGCGCGGTGGCTGCTGCTGCCCGACCGCGGCGCCCTCGGCCGCACCGACCTCGAAACCCTCCGCACGGTGGCCGGGACCCGGTTGCACCTGCCGCCGGTCGTCGCCGGCACACGAAGGATGTGGACCCGATGA
- a CDS encoding PIG-L deacetylase family protein, translating into MGTDPLTTAIDKGVPLVVLSPHLDDAVLSCGALMMHAALRVPVTVVTFFTEAGTRPYTLSARRYLHQVGAPDAATLYRDRRAEDRAVLDRMGVRWCHLGLTEGLFRRRPRPATRRARLAGRLVPELDHVYPTYRLHLASGRIAAADSDTLRRIQNSVEVLAADRPGLLLAPSAVGGNVDHLLVRAAVERAGAPAVFYSDFPYNQRYAVDPGFARRTASVEMLWERELAAKAALVRAYRTQVGAMFPRGVVPLVPEIYLLASRSFAGAKEWT; encoded by the coding sequence ATGGGTACCGACCCGTTGACCACGGCCATCGACAAGGGCGTCCCGCTCGTGGTGCTGTCCCCCCATCTCGACGACGCGGTGCTGTCCTGCGGCGCCCTGATGATGCACGCGGCCCTGCGCGTGCCGGTCACCGTCGTCACCTTCTTCACCGAGGCGGGTACGCGGCCGTACACGCTCTCCGCCCGGCGCTACCTGCACCAGGTCGGCGCCCCCGACGCCGCCACGCTCTACCGCGACCGCCGCGCCGAGGACCGGGCCGTGCTCGACCGGATGGGCGTGCGCTGGTGCCACCTCGGCCTGACCGAGGGCCTGTTCCGGCGCCGGCCGCGTCCCGCGACCCGGCGGGCGCGGCTGGCCGGCCGGCTGGTGCCCGAACTGGACCACGTCTACCCCACCTACCGCCTGCACCTCGCCTCCGGGCGGATCGCCGCCGCGGACTCGGACACGCTGCGCCGCATCCAGAACTCCGTCGAGGTGCTGGCGGCCGACCGGCCCGGCCTGCTGCTCGCGCCCTCGGCGGTCGGCGGGAACGTGGACCACCTGCTGGTGCGGGCCGCCGTGGAGCGGGCCGGCGCCCCCGCCGTCTTCTACAGCGACTTCCCCTACAACCAGCGGTACGCCGTCGACCCGGGCTTCGCCCGCCGGACGGCATCCGTCGAAATGCTCTGGGAGCGCGAACTCGCCGCCAAGGCGGCCCTGGTGCGGGCCTACCGCACCCAGGTCGGTGCGATGTTCCCCCGGGGCGTCGTCCCGCTCGTCCCCGAGATCTACCTGCTGGCGAGCCGCTCGTTCGCCGGCGCCAAGGAGTGGACGTGA